One genomic window of Streptomonospora nanhaiensis includes the following:
- the pepN gene encoding aminopeptidase N — protein sequence MAGNLTRDEARERARILSVGSYTVELDLTAGDQTFPSQTVVEFECAEPGAETFIDLVAPSVSSVVLNGEELDPAEVFDGGRIRLPGLKARNELRVLAECAYMRTGEGLHRFVDPVDGGTYLYTQFETADAHRMYACFDQPDLKATFELTVFAPADFQVVSNSAPDVAGTAVEDPAGPKSRWHFPATKPMSTYITALIAGPYHVVRDEHDGIPLGVYCRASLAEHLDADAILEVTKQGFDFYHRLFGVRYPFGKYDQLFVPEFNAGAMENAGAVTFLEDYVFRSRVTDARYERRAETILHEMAHMWFGDLVTMRWWDDLWLNESFATFASVYCQAQATKWTDAWTTFANIEKAWALRQDQLPSTHPIAADIPDMQAVEVNFDGITYAKGASVLKQLVAYVGVDAFFAGVRAYFAEHAWGNTELSDLLRHLEAASGRDLSAWSREWLETAGVNTMRPEFEVGEDGAFTSFAVLQQAAEDYPTLRSHRLAIGLYDRTDKGIVRRHRVELDVSGPRTEVPELVGQAQPDLMLINDDDLTFTKIRLDERSLRTVVEGAGDITESLPRALCFAAAWDMTRDAEMAARDYVKLVVSGIGGVSDVAVVQMLLRQAVSALHNYTDPAWRETGFDLVAGRLRDLLTAAEPGGDLQLAYAHGFADAAVSNEHLSLLQGLYDGAITVDGLTIDTDLRWTLLRRLVAAGRADEKEIAAELDLDPTATGERQAAACRAAIPTSEAKAAAWDRIVSGSMANAEFRATLAGFTEPGQRELYRPYVDRYFDQLEKAWRDWTGEFAQTFAEMAYPSHLIEEETIARTESYIADRSPAPALRRLLVEGEAGVRRALEARRRDAEAAAE from the coding sequence GTGGCGGGCAACCTGACACGCGACGAGGCGCGCGAACGCGCGCGCATCCTCAGCGTGGGCTCCTACACCGTGGAGCTGGACCTCACGGCAGGCGACCAGACCTTCCCCTCCCAGACGGTGGTGGAGTTCGAGTGCGCCGAGCCGGGCGCCGAGACGTTCATCGACCTGGTGGCGCCCTCGGTGTCCTCCGTGGTGCTCAACGGCGAGGAGCTGGACCCGGCCGAGGTGTTCGACGGCGGCCGCATCCGGCTGCCCGGCCTCAAGGCGCGCAACGAGCTGCGGGTGCTGGCCGAGTGCGCCTACATGCGCACCGGCGAGGGCCTGCACCGGTTCGTCGACCCGGTCGACGGCGGCACCTACCTCTACACGCAGTTCGAGACGGCCGACGCGCACCGCATGTACGCGTGCTTCGACCAGCCCGACCTCAAGGCGACGTTCGAGCTGACCGTGTTCGCGCCCGCCGACTTCCAGGTGGTGTCCAACAGCGCCCCCGACGTGGCGGGCACGGCGGTGGAGGACCCGGCCGGGCCGAAGTCGCGCTGGCACTTCCCGGCGACCAAGCCGATGTCGACCTACATCACCGCGCTGATCGCCGGCCCCTACCACGTGGTCCGCGACGAGCACGACGGGATCCCGCTGGGCGTCTACTGCCGGGCCTCGCTGGCCGAGCACCTCGACGCCGACGCGATCCTCGAGGTCACCAAGCAGGGCTTCGACTTCTACCACCGGCTGTTCGGGGTGCGGTACCCGTTCGGCAAGTACGACCAGCTGTTCGTGCCGGAGTTCAACGCCGGGGCGATGGAGAACGCCGGCGCGGTGACCTTCCTGGAGGACTACGTCTTCCGCTCCCGGGTCACCGACGCCCGCTACGAGCGCCGCGCCGAGACCATCCTGCACGAGATGGCGCACATGTGGTTCGGCGACCTGGTCACCATGCGCTGGTGGGACGACCTGTGGCTGAACGAGTCGTTCGCGACCTTCGCCAGCGTCTACTGCCAGGCGCAGGCCACCAAGTGGACCGACGCCTGGACCACCTTCGCCAACATCGAGAAGGCGTGGGCGCTGCGCCAGGACCAGCTCCCCTCCACCCACCCCATCGCCGCCGACATCCCCGACATGCAGGCGGTGGAGGTCAACTTCGACGGCATCACCTACGCCAAGGGCGCCTCGGTGCTCAAGCAGCTGGTGGCCTACGTGGGTGTGGACGCCTTCTTCGCGGGCGTGCGGGCCTACTTCGCCGAGCACGCGTGGGGCAACACCGAGCTGTCGGACCTGTTGCGCCACCTGGAGGCCGCCTCCGGGCGGGACCTGTCGGCGTGGTCGCGGGAGTGGCTGGAGACCGCCGGCGTCAACACGATGCGACCGGAGTTCGAGGTCGGCGAGGACGGCGCTTTCACGTCCTTCGCGGTGCTTCAGCAGGCGGCCGAGGACTACCCGACGCTGCGCTCGCACCGGCTGGCGATCGGCCTCTACGACCGCACCGACAAGGGGATCGTGCGGCGCCACCGGGTCGAGCTGGACGTGTCGGGGCCGCGCACGGAGGTGCCGGAGCTGGTCGGCCAGGCCCAGCCGGACCTCATGCTGATCAACGACGACGACCTCACCTTCACCAAGATCCGGCTGGACGAGCGCTCGCTGCGCACCGTGGTGGAGGGCGCGGGCGACATCACCGAGTCGCTGCCGCGGGCGCTGTGCTTCGCCGCCGCCTGGGACATGACCCGCGACGCTGAGATGGCGGCCCGCGACTACGTCAAGCTCGTCGTGTCGGGCATCGGCGGGGTCAGCGACGTGGCGGTGGTGCAGATGCTGCTGCGCCAGGCCGTCTCGGCGCTGCACAACTACACCGACCCCGCCTGGCGCGAGACCGGCTTCGACCTGGTCGCCGGACGCCTGCGCGACCTGCTGACCGCCGCCGAGCCGGGCGGCGACCTGCAGCTCGCCTACGCCCACGGCTTCGCCGACGCGGCCGTGAGCAACGAGCACCTGTCGCTGCTGCAGGGCCTCTACGACGGCGCGATCACGGTCGACGGGCTCACCATCGACACCGACCTGCGCTGGACCCTGCTCCGCCGGCTGGTGGCGGCCGGGCGCGCCGACGAGAAGGAGATCGCGGCCGAGCTGGACCTCGACCCCACCGCCACGGGCGAGCGCCAGGCGGCGGCCTGCCGGGCGGCGATCCCCACCTCCGAGGCCAAGGCCGCGGCGTGGGACCGCATCGTCTCGGGCAGCATGGCCAACGCCGAGTTCCGCGCCACCCTGGCCGGGTTCACCGAGCCCGGCCAGCGCGAGCTGTACCGGCCCTACGTGGACCGCTACTTCGACCAGCTCGAAAAGGCGTGGCGCGACTGGACCGGCGAGTTCGCCCAGACCTTCGCGGAGATGGCCTACCCCAGCCACCTCATCGAGGAGGAGACGATCGCGCGGACCGAGTCCTACATCGCCGACCGGTCCCCCGCCCCGGCCCTGCGCCGCCTGCTGGTGGAGGGCGAGGCGGGCGTCCGCCGCGCCCTGGAGGCCCGCCGCCGGGACGCCGAGGCGGCGGCTGAGTAG